A single genomic interval of Mycolicibacterium sp. MU0053 harbors:
- a CDS encoding cyclopropane mycolic acid synthase family methyltransferase has protein sequence MSNLKPKYEELQSIYDISNEFYELFLGPTMGYTCGYFEREDMTGDEAQIAKFDLALGKLGLEPGMTLLDVGCGWGACMQRAIEKYDVNVIGLTLSGEQRKYAIEKLAKVPTQRSIDVRLQGWEEFDDKVDRIVSIGAFEHFGFERYDDFFDMAYTSLPDDGVMLLHCITGFDMRKAKELGLPMTFELARFAKFIMTEIFPGGRLPSVEKVQEHSQRAGFELSQLQEIGPHYVRTLQIWAEQLAAHREEAIRVQSQEVYDRYDKYLNGCVNLFRVGHTSVHQFTLRK, from the coding sequence ATGTCAAATCTGAAACCAAAGTACGAAGAACTGCAGTCCATTTACGACATTTCGAACGAGTTCTACGAACTCTTCCTCGGCCCGACGATGGGCTATACCTGCGGTTATTTTGAGCGCGAGGACATGACGGGCGACGAGGCCCAGATCGCGAAGTTCGACCTGGCCCTGGGCAAGTTGGGCCTCGAACCCGGGATGACGCTGCTGGATGTCGGCTGCGGCTGGGGCGCCTGTATGCAACGCGCCATCGAGAAATACGACGTCAACGTCATCGGGCTGACGCTGTCCGGTGAGCAACGCAAGTACGCCATCGAGAAGTTGGCGAAGGTGCCCACCCAACGCAGCATCGACGTCCGGTTGCAGGGCTGGGAAGAGTTCGACGACAAGGTCGACCGCATCGTGTCGATCGGCGCCTTCGAGCACTTCGGGTTCGAACGCTACGACGACTTCTTCGACATGGCCTACACGTCGCTGCCCGACGACGGCGTGATGTTGCTGCACTGCATTACCGGGTTCGACATGCGCAAGGCCAAGGAACTGGGTCTACCGATGACCTTCGAACTGGCGCGGTTCGCGAAATTCATCATGACCGAGATCTTCCCGGGTGGTCGGCTGCCCTCGGTGGAGAAGGTGCAGGAGCATTCGCAACGCGCCGGATTCGAGCTGTCCCAGCTGCAGGAGATCGGCCCGCATTACGTGCGGACGCTGCAGATCTGGGCCGAGCAGCTGGCGGCGCACCGCGAAGAGGCGATCCGGGTGCAGTCCCAGGAGGTCTACGACCGGTACGACAAATACCTCAACGGTTGCGTCAACCTGTTCCGCGTCGGCCACACCAGCGTCCACCAGTTCACGCTGCGGAAGTGA
- a CDS encoding M15 family metallopeptidase, producing the protein MRRVPRLARIGSTFVLGALLMATPLSADAEPAGPVDAAGRAGLVDVRGVLPDAIVDLRYATADNFLGVRLYPADARCLVHESLVASLITAAEVAGAQGNRLVFWDCYRPHEVQVRMFEVVPNPNWVARPGTSARSHTAGRSVDVTLADRTGRLLDMGTDFDEFSPRAPAYATAGVTPAAQANRALLRAAMTAGGFTVYDGEWWHFDGPGAREPRPLLDVPLR; encoded by the coding sequence ATGCGCCGAGTCCCTCGACTCGCGCGCATCGGGTCCACCTTCGTTTTGGGAGCGCTATTGATGGCCACCCCGCTGAGCGCCGACGCCGAACCGGCCGGGCCCGTCGATGCGGCGGGTCGCGCCGGCCTCGTCGACGTGCGCGGTGTGCTCCCGGATGCGATCGTCGATCTGCGCTACGCCACCGCCGACAACTTCCTGGGCGTCCGCCTCTATCCGGCCGACGCGCGCTGCCTGGTTCATGAATCGTTGGTGGCGAGCCTGATCACGGCGGCCGAAGTCGCAGGCGCCCAAGGCAATCGGTTGGTGTTCTGGGATTGCTACCGGCCGCATGAGGTGCAGGTGCGGATGTTCGAGGTGGTGCCGAACCCCAACTGGGTGGCCCGTCCCGGCACCTCGGCGCGCAGCCACACCGCGGGTCGATCGGTGGACGTCACGCTTGCCGACCGCACCGGCCGACTGCTGGACATGGGCACCGACTTCGATGAGTTCTCACCCCGGGCGCCGGCGTACGCCACCGCCGGTGTGACGCCCGCCGCCCAGGCCAACCGGGCCCTGCTCCGTGCCGCGATGACCGCGGGCGGCTTCACCGTTTACGACGGGGAATGGTGGCACTTCGACGGCCCCGGTGCCCGCGAGCCGCGCCCGCTGCTGGACGTGCCGCTGCGCTGA